One uncultured Alphaproteobacteria bacterium genomic region harbors:
- the rplP gene encoding 50S ribosomal protein L16 (Evidence 2a : Function of homologous gene experimentally demonstrated in an other organism; Product type s : structure), whose protein sequence is MLSPKRTKFRKQHKGRIHGLAKGGSDLNFGAYGLKALEPDRVTARQIEAARRAITRQMKRQGRVWIRVFPDVPVTAKPAEVRQGKGKGSVEFWACRVKPGRIMFEVDGVAEDVARRAFELAAAKLPIKTRFVTRLFAEEV, encoded by the coding sequence ATGCTGAGTCCAAAGCGCACGAAGTTCCGCAAGCAGCATAAGGGCCGTATCCACGGCCTCGCGAAGGGCGGTTCGGATTTGAATTTCGGGGCCTACGGCCTCAAGGCTCTCGAGCCCGATCGCGTCACCGCGCGGCAGATCGAAGCGGCCCGCCGCGCGATCACCCGCCAGATGAAGCGTCAGGGCCGGGTGTGGATCCGCGTCTTCCCCGACGTTCCGGTGACTGCGAAGCCCGCCGAAGTCCGTCAGGGCAAGGGTAAGGGTTCCGTCGAGTTCTGGGCCTGCCGGGTGAAGCCGGGCCGGATCATGTTTGAAGTCGACGGCGTGGCCGAAGACGTGGCGCGTCGCGCGTTCGAGCTGGCTGCGGCCAAGCTGCCGATCAAGACCCGCTTCGTCACGCGTCTGTTTGCCGAGGAGGTCTAA
- the rpmC gene encoding 50S ribosomal subunit protein L29 (Evidence 2a : Function of homologous gene experimentally demonstrated in an other organism; PubMedId : 10094780, 1092361, 12809609, 3892488; Product type s : structure) yields MAKAEELRGKSRDQLQDELVALKKEQFNMRFQRASGQLENTARVRQVRRDIARIKTVLGAKANEAKNA; encoded by the coding sequence ATGGCGAAGGCGGAAGAACTGCGCGGCAAGTCGCGCGATCAGCTTCAGGATGAGCTGGTGGCCCTCAAGAAGGAACAGTTCAACATGCGGTTCCAGCGCGCCTCCGGGCAGCTGGAGAATACCGCCCGCGTGCGTCAGGTGCGTCGCGACATCGCGCGCATCAAGACTGTCCTGGGCGCCAAAGCGAATGAGGCCAAGAATGCCTAA
- the rpsQ gene encoding 30S ribosomal subunit protein S17 (Evidence 2a : Function of homologous gene experimentally demonstrated in an other organism; PubMedId : 10094780, 12244297, 12809609, 151587, 344065, 3892488, 7556101, 781296, 9868784; Product type s : structure), translating into MRPRMPKRILQGVVVSDCNDKTVTVKVERRFMHPVYKKFIRRSKKYAAHDENNAFKVGDVVRIRECAPISRTKTWEVMASDAE; encoded by the coding sequence ATGAGGCCAAGAATGCCTAAGCGTATCCTGCAGGGCGTGGTGGTCAGCGACTGCAACGACAAGACCGTGACGGTCAAGGTCGAGCGTCGCTTCATGCATCCCGTCTACAAGAAGTTCATCCGGCGGTCGAAGAAGTACGCCGCGCACGACGAGAACAACGCGTTCAAGGTCGGCGACGTGGTTCGGATCCGCGAATGCGCCCCGATTTCCCGCACCAAGACGTGGGAAGTCATGGCGTCGGATGCCGAGTAA
- the rplN gene encoding 50S ribosomal protein L14 (Evidence 2a : Function of homologous gene experimentally demonstrated in an other organism; Product type s : structure): MIQMQTNLDVADNSGARRVQCIKVLGGAKRKFASVGDIIVVSVKDAIPRGRVKKGDVHRAVIVRTAKEVRRADGSVIRFDRNAAVLINKQNEPIGTRIFGPVVRELRAKGYMKIISLSPEVL; the protein is encoded by the coding sequence ATGATCCAGATGCAAACCAACCTGGACGTTGCCGACAACTCGGGGGCGCGTCGGGTGCAGTGCATCAAGGTGCTTGGCGGCGCCAAGCGCAAGTTCGCCTCGGTCGGCGACATCATCGTGGTGTCGGTGAAGGACGCGATCCCGCGTGGGCGCGTCAAGAAGGGCGACGTGCACCGCGCCGTCATCGTGCGCACGGCGAAGGAAGTCCGCCGCGCCGACGGCAGCGTGATCCGCTTCGACCGCAACGCGGCGGTGCTGATCAACAAGCAGAACGAACCGATCGGCACGCGTATCTTCGGGCCCGTGGTGCGCGAGCTCCGCGCGAAGGGCTACATGAAGATCATTTCCCTGTCGCCGGAGGTGTTGTGA